The following proteins come from a genomic window of Dreissena polymorpha isolate Duluth1 chromosome 1, UMN_Dpol_1.0, whole genome shotgun sequence:
- the LOC127844451 gene encoding MAM and LDL-receptor class A domain-containing protein 2-like translates to MEMSGDYFGRNEINIFNANPIQIVFEATVGNGYRGDIAIDDVSFTPNCIFYTGAVSTDVVPHSTTPNPCGNSSVQCANNKQCVPLAEVCNFVNWCSDGSDEANCGQCTFEQGLCGWQDISSGAYLWQLKNGTAPGPSMDHTDNNVTGKYMFVDSSKGTFAGNADLLSPTYGNLASNCQINFAYYTTGDNQGFLRLYLISPGSQPRSGYGKVLLWTADVQNSTWQTTSVVLGARAPGYQLLFEAVKRLTTGAMAIDDVSFSNCQVTHATTCNADQFSCGNSVCVGNNLLCDFSNDCGDGSDEASCSNYVERCSFERDICNWVQDDSDDFNWSLGAGSTATTGTGPSYDHTFGNTTGHYIFIESSSPQQFNDKARIVSPVFVRTTTGTCRMRFFFNMYGVNINALNIYTKNYEFGPMVLIWNLTGQQQASWLKADISLTSNDPFRVIVEATVGNGYRGDIAIDDISFTPGCTLMSTTATLPAIFTTPSACGSGKSPCQNGKCISSLNFCNFRDDCGDNSDEASCPALTNFDVGNRQNWINDPSANFQWQIGSNGNPTALTGPTNDHTTGTNGTFLYTKGIITGLTRVVSRLISPIYNQAGKTCNFTFWYNVHGREFVNINIYLKRGVSEDLLAQIGGGNFFSNPDTWKQGTASLPVCSSSFQIIVETSSLGSYQLPPGFVAIDDLQFQSCEYSAPPSSCLLGQFACSSGHCVDLIQKCDFQTDCCDGSDENKDTCTGYNMCDFEYSLCGWQQLHSDALDWTRHQGPTSTINTGPPADHTTGSPSGYYLYIESSIQHSPGDAARLTFSLPVPTGDCAIRFWYYMYGTDIGSLNVYQNSLDTGTVLKSNINGTQGQKWTMLSVSLDSTVPYTIIIEGVIGQGYHGDIAIDDISLTPGCGAPTSPAPMLTYPTLSPLPNSTPVPCPVGQYTCASGQCINASLACNARNDCADMSDETRCAQPCSFETDSCGWMESMTDGFDWIRSSAAQAAISGKSAMAPPVDNTRVNQNGYFMYVMDSTNGNTQTRVAQLVSPTLYSANQYCKMQFSYYLNGQDIGQLRLSIQESGSPPAVLWRIVGSVGAGWKTVTVELGKHVGSYIIMFTKLAGNYNGQTAIDDIQFLDCVPAVPQASCPSGMLVCTNKACVGMDTLCDMTNDCGDNSDEDNCGNYRQMNFEAGLGDLSQGVDGQDDDFDWITVNAPRNITMFPGPPFDHTYETNLGKYMYIDSTQHIYNSRAWLVAGTFPATQTNDCQIRLYLFMYGANANTFSIYYRLYNSGPPTKSVYSVQGEQGPYWQRISIPLIISQPFQIIIEALAGNAGLGGFAIDDVSFTKECGTPTPTQLPTPPTTISTQPTTAQQSVGNCTTSQFSCGNTCLDLSRQCDFKPDCPDQSDELHCVKSRCTFDNGDTCGWTINSGQAPRPEQSFAWQINQAALFGNNQYSPKTDHSQSMNTGWYAFATSSRGSFKDTTELYTSTIGATGPQCSLKFFYYMNGPGVDSLIVYATVNGIKTQLFMVTGSSAPIWQAALIFVGPKNGLVLTIQARRGMNYQGGIAVDDLQFVDCQPPFVQLSCRPDQFTCTNKYCIDPQLQCNFADDCGDGSDELATYCDSNYQGRCDFSFGICFLWRNDVDDDFDWTLAKGSTPTLGTGPSVDHTTRTQQGGYLLLDNGPPQGAARLSSMTIKGTSTNCVLRLWYHMWGQEVGHLTVLKRFDYEPTGLMPITDLAGDHGNDWMLGTYVLDSPVDTRNYQIVIQGSVGTGIHNDIGLDDISLTPGCERANPDSLPGAPTTAATTIGKCGAGKFTCNNQRCYALTQRCDFVDDCGDNTDEMSCGTSCDFERNPPNSNMCGWRNTARDNSDFSVTTATGSPGPQTDHTSGSRNGHYLIVQNGQTSVTGDTAILESDIYYMSSPACSLTFWYNTNGATGTIIRVLVKQNTGLMDSVFMVTADNSNQWKQAVVKIGAYSTMAFQLLVIFPSNAAGQAVAIDDISFMSCAPVTLVDSCPTNQWLCASHTMCIPRNKRCDLQADCLDGSDESNCIPNIGDCNFDDPNWLSVCNWAQSTSDDADWMRANTRVNQFTGPLADHRGAVNGYFLLMDSSAMESSDIMDIQTPTFPSSFGLCSIRFYYYMFGSQNIGPLRIYTLNSDNEKNLVWSVSGDKGENWNYANVLLGNNKNFSVIFEAQRGDQGTSDIAIDDVTFTPECAYGVVPVQPTIPICNPQVEFFCVPRNDCLPNSWMCDGTLDCSDGTDEPASCPTTTLNPPITPASGQTLPSTSQGPTNPPKTKPPTTTPVNVATPPATSNCARGLFQCGSSECIPGLLQCDNVTDCLDGTDEVNCKAACRPDFVYCRKLGYCIINKTRCDNADDCGDGSDEVMCSAGCRQNFCQNGGSCSVGSAPPVCACPTGFIGTRCQYPAPNSLRSTGGQNNSSGGWKVGVGATFGVVLLIVLVVGAFFLMKKYRPDISLPNLPSLRRSRAANGGLSNPVYEGYGSEEHTDFHMDPIDSGFPNNSGFDSTSIENPLYTEA, encoded by the exons AAACAGCAGTGTGCAGTGTGCCAACAACAAACAGTGTGTTCCACTTGCAGAAGTGTGCAACTTTGTCAACTGGTGTTCTGACGGCTCAGATGAAGCAAACTGCGGCCAGTGTACCTTTGAGCAAGGACTGTGTGGCTGGCAGGACATAAGCTCCGGAGCTTACCTTTGGCAACTCAAAAATGGAACCGCTCCAGGCCCTTCAATGGATCATACTGATAACAACGTGACCGGAAAGTACATGTTTGTTGACTCTTCAAAGGGAACTTTTGCAGGAAATGCAGATCTGTTGTCACCAACATACGGGAACCTGGCCTCTAACTGCCAGATAAATTTTGCCTATTACACCACAGGTGATAATCAAGGCTTTTTACGACTTTACCTCATATCTCCTGGATCTCAGCCAAGAAGCGGTTATGGCAAAGTCCTCCTTTGGACAGCAGACGTACAAAACTCCACCTGGCAGACGACAAGTGTTGTTCTTGGTGCCCGAGCGCCTGGTTACCAGTTGTTGTTTGAAGCTGTAAAGCGCCTGACAACTGGTGCAATGGCCATTGATGATGTGAGCTTCTCCAACTGCCAAGTGACTCATGCAACAACATGCAACGCTGATCAGTTTTCTTGCGGCAATTCTGTCTGCGTAGGTAACAACCTGCTCTGTGACTTCTCTAACGACTGTGGGGATGGCTCTGATGAAGCCTCCTGTTCCAACTATGTGGAAAGGTGCAGTTTTGAGAGAGACATCTGTAACTGggtacaagacgacagcgatgaTTTTAACTGGTCATTAGGCGCTGGAAGTACGGCAACTACGGGAACTGGTCCCAGTTATGATCACACTTTTGGAAATACCACTGGACATTACATATTTATTGAATCATCCTCCCCACAGCAATTTAATGATAAAGCAAGAATTGTGAGCCCAGTTTTTGTGCGAACCACTACTGGAACCTGCAGAATGCGATTCTTCTTCAACATGTATGGAGTAAACATAAATGCACTAAACATCTACACTAAGAATTACGAATTCGGACCCATGGTCTTAATATGGAACCTTACTGGTCAGCAGCAGGCATCATGGCTTAAGGCAGACATTTCACTTACCAGCAACGATCCCTTCAGAGTCATAGTCGAAGCTACTGTAGGAAATGGTTACCGTGGGGATATAGCTATTGATGACATTTCATTCACTCCTGGCTGTACATTAATGTCCACCACTGCCACCCTGCCAGCAATCTTCACCACTCCATCAGCCTGTGGTTCTGGAAAGTCGCCTTGCCAAAATGGTAAATGCATTTCATCATTGAACTTTTGTAATTTCCGTGACGATTGTGGTGACAACAGTGATGAAGCCAGTTGTCCAGCGCTGACGAATTTCGATGTTGGCAATCGACAAAACTGGATTAACGATCCATCAGCTAATTTCCAGTGGCAGATAGGTTCAAATGGAAACCCAACAGCATTGACTGGTCCAACAAATGATCACACTACCGGCACCAATGGGACTTTCTTATACACCAAAGGAATTATCACTGGCTTGACAAGAGTGGTCTCTCGGTTAATTAGCCCCATTTATAACCAGGCTGGGAAGACATGCAATTTTACGTTCTGGTATAATGTTCATGGCAGAGAGTTTGTCAACATCAACATCTACCTGAAACGGGGAGTGTCAGAAGACCTTTTGGCGCAGATTGGAGGCGGAAATTTCTTCAGCAATCCAGACACTTGGAAACAAGGGACAGCAAGTCTCCCAGTTTGCAGCTCATCATTCCAGATCATTGTTGAGACATCTTCATTAGGTTCGTACCAGTTACCACCGGGTTTTGTTGCCATTGATGACCTGCAGTTTCAGAGCTGTGAGTATTCTGCTCCGCCCTCCAGCTGCCTACTGGGCCAGTTTGCCTGTAGCAGTGGCCATTGCGTTGATCTCATCCAGAAATGTGACTTCCAAACGGACTGTTGTGACGGCTCAGACGAGAACAAAGATACATGCACAGGGTATAATATGTGTGACTTTGAATACAGTCTGTGTGGATGGCAACAACTTCATAGCGACGCACTAGACTGGACGAGACATCAAGGACCAACAAGCACTATTAACACAGGACCACCTGCTGATCACACCACAGGTTCACCTTCTGGATACTATCTCTACATTGAATCCTCAATACAACACAGTCCTGGTGATGCAGCGAGACTTACGTTCAGTCTTCCTGTACCAACAGGGGATTGCGCTATCAGATTCTGGTATTACATGTACGGTACTGACATAGGCTCACTGAATGTCTATCAGAACTCACTGGATACTGGAACAGTGCTCAAATCTAATATCAATGGTACCCAAGGACAAAAGTGGACCATGCTCTCAGTCAGTCTGGATTCAACTGTTCCGTATACCATCATTATAGAAGGGGTCATAGGTCAAGGTTACCATGGTGACATTGCTATCGACGACATCTCCCTTACCCCAGGCTGTGGGGCACCAACGTCCCCTGCCCCAATGTTAACTTACCCCACACTGTCACCACTACCAAACTCGACTCCTGTGCCATGCCCAGTTGGTCAGTACACTTGTGCCAGTGGCCAATGCATCAACGCATCACTAGCGTGCAATGCCAGAAACGACTGCGCTGACATGTCTGATGAAACTCGCTGTGCCCAGCCATGCTCTTTTGAAACTGACTCTTGTGGTTGGATGGAATCAATGACAGATGGGTTTGATTGGATAAGATCCAGCGCTGCTCAAGCTGCGATCTCTGGAAAATCTGCAATGGCTCCACCTGTGGACAATACCCGTGTCAATCAGAACGGCTACTTCATGTATGTCATGGACAGCACCAATGGTAATACACAGACTAGGGTGGCCCAGCTAGTTTCACCCACTTTGTACTCAGCCAATCAGTACTGCAAGATGCAGTTTTCTTACTATCTCAATGGCCAAGATATTGGTCAGCTGAGACTATCAATCCAAGAGTCAGGCTCACCCCCCGCTGTGTTGTGGAGAATAGTTGGATCAGTTGGTGCTGGATGGAAGACAGTCACCGTGGAACTCGGCAAGCATGTTGGCTCGTACATCATCATGTTCACAAAGCTTGCTGGCAATTACAACGGCCAGACTGCCATTGACGACATTCAATTCCTTGATTGCGTACCAGCAGTTCCTCAGGCCAGCTGTCCATCTGGCATGTTGGTGTGCACAAACAAAGCCTGTGTAGGGATGGACACACTCTGTGACATGACCAACGACTGTGGTGACAACTCTGACGAAGACAACTGTGGTAACTACAGGCAGATGAACTTTGAGGCAGGACTCGGGGATCTGAGCCAAGGCGTAGATGGGCAAGATGATGACTTTGACTGGATCACTGTCAATGCCCCCAGAAATATCACCATGTTCCCTGGGCCACCATTTGATCACACGTATGAAACAAATCttggtaaatacatgtacattgactCGACACAGCATATTTACAATAGCAGGGCCTGGCTAGTAGCAGGAACTTTCCCAGCAACACAGACCAACGATTGCCAGATAAGGTTGTACCTGTTCATGTACGGAGCAAACGCTAACACATTCAGCATCTACTACAGACTTTACAACTCTGGACCGCCAACAAAATCTGTATACTCTGTGCAGGGTGAACAAGGGCCATATTGGCAAAGAATAAGCATTCCATTGATTATTTCTCAGCCTTTCCAGATCATCATTGAAGCCTTGGCAGGAAATGCGGGTCTGGGTGGGTTTGCTATTGACGATGTGTCCTTCACAAAGGAATGTGGGACTCCCACACCCACGCAACTGCCTACCCCACCCACCACCATCTCAACTCAACCCACAACCGCACAACAGAGTGTTGGAAACTGCACTACGTCTCAGTTCTCGTGTGGAAATACCTGCCTTGACCTTAGTCGACAGTGTGACTTCAAACCTGATTGTCCAGATCAGAGCGATGAACTGCACTGCG TTAAGTCACGGTGTACGTTTGATAACGGAGACACCTGTGGTTGGACAATAAACAGTGGTCAAGCACCCCGTCCCGAACAGTCCTTTGCTTGGCAGATAAACCAGGCGGCTTTGTTTGGCAACAATCAATACAGCCCGAAAACTGATCACAGTCAG AGCATGAATACAGGCTGGTATGCATTTGCAACAAGCTCTCGAGGTTCCTTCAAAGACACGACTGAGCTGTACACATCAACAATTGGAGCCACAGGACCGCAATGCAGTCTCAAGTTCTTCTACTACATGAACGGACCTGGGGTGGATTCCCTCATCGTTTACGCCACAGTGAACGGAATCAAAACACAACTGTTCATGGTGACAGGCAGTAGCGCACCAATCTGGCAGGCGGCCTTGATATTTGTAGGACCCAAAAATGGTTTGGTGTTGACGATCCAGGCTCGCAGGGGCATGAATTACCAAGGCGGTATAGCGGTGGACGACCTGCAGTTTGTTGACTGTCAGCCTCCATTTGTCCAGTTGTCATGCCGACCTGATCAGTTTACCTGCACCAACAAGTACTGCATTGATCCCCAGCTGCAGTGTAATTTTGCTGACGACTGTGGTGATGGCAGCGATGAACTG GCAACCTATTGCGATTCTAACTACCAAGGCCGCTGTGATTTCTCATTTGGAATCTGTTTCTTATGGAGAAATGATGTTGACGATGATTTTGATTGGACGCTCGCCAAAGGCTCCACCCCCACTCTTGGAACTGGACCTAGTGTGGATCACACTACTCGCACACAGCAAG GTGGATACCTTCTCTTGGACAATGGCCCTCCACAAGGTGCGGCCAGGCTTTCTTCAATGACAATTAAGGGCACCTCAACGAACTGTGTG TTGCGGCTATGGTATCATATGTGGGGTCAAGAGGTAGGACATCTGACAGTCTTGAAAAGGTTTGACTATGAACCAACTGGATTGATGCCCATAACGGACCTTGCCGGGGACCATGGCAATGACTGGATGCTGGGAACATACGTGTTGGACTCGCCAGTTGATACCAGAAATTACCAG ATTGTGATACAAGGCAGTGTCGGCACAGGAATCCACAATGATATCGGTCTTGATGACATCTCACTGACTCCGGGCTGTGAGAGGGCTAACCCTGACTCGCTCCCAGGCGCGCCTACAACCGCCGCCACCACGATCGGGAAATGTGGAGCGGGCAAATTCACCTGCAACAATCAGCGCTGCTATGCCTTAACACAGCGTTGTGATTTTGTTGATGACTGTGGCGATAATACTGACGAAATGTCCTGCG GCACGAGCTGTGACTTTGAAAGGAATCCACCAAACTCCAACATGTGCGGCTGGAGGAACACAGCCCGAGACAACTCTGACTTCTCAGTAACCACGGCAACTGGGTCACCTGGTCCCCAGACAGACCACACCAGTGGCAGCAGAAATG GTCATTACTTGATTGTTCAGAATGGTCAGACCTCAGTGACAGGTGACACGGCCATTCTCGAGTCCGACATCTACTACATGTCCTCTCCAGCCTGCTCTCTCACATTCTGGTACAACACCAACGGGGCTACGGGAACTATTATAAGAG TTCTTGTGAAACAAAACACTGGGCTTATGGACTCTGTATTCATGGTAACGGCTGATAACTCCAACCAATGGAAGCAAGCCGTCGTGAAGATAGGGGCCTACAGCACAATGGCCTTCCAGCTTCTTGTCATCTTCCCAAGCAATGCTGCCGGACAAGCAGTCGCCATTGACGACATTAGCTTTATGAGTTGCGCACCAG TGACGCTGGTAGACTCTTGCCCGACTAACcaatggctatgtgcaagccatACCATGTGCATTCCTCGCAACAAACGCTGTGACCTCCAGGCGGACTGCCTTGATGGCTCGGATGAATCAAACTGCA TACCAAACATTGGCGACTGTAATTTTGATGACCCTAACTGGCTGAGTGTGTGCAACTGGGCCCAATCTACGAGTGATGATGCTGATTGGATGCGTGCCAACACCCGGGTTAACCAGTTCACCGGACCACTTGCAGACCACAGGGGAGCTGTAAATG GCTACTTCCTGCTGATGGACAGCTCCGCAATGGAGAGTTCAGACATCATGGATATTCAGACGCCCACATTCCCTAGCAGTTTTGGCCTGTGCAGCATACGCTTCTACTACTACATGTTTGGCTCACAAAATATTGGACCTCTAAGG ATTTACACGCTCAACAGCGATAATGAAAAGAATCTTGTCTGGTCAGTAAGTGGGGATAAAGGTGAAAACTGGAATTATGCCAATGTGTTGCTAGGCAACAATAAAAATTTTAGTGTGATCTTTGAGGCCCAGAGGGGTGACCAGGGGACTTCCGATATCGCTATTGATGATGTAACGTTCACACCAGAATGTGCATATGGTG TTGTACCAGTGCAACCCACCATACCCATATGTAACCCTCAAGTGGAATTTTTCTGCGTTCCTCGCAACGATTGCCTGCCAAACTCTTGGATGTGCGACGGCACACTTGATTGTTCAGATGGAACTGACGAACCTGCTTCCTGCCCTACGACAACCTTGAACCCACCAATTA CTCCAGCTTCCGGTCAGACGCTTCCCTCCACGTCTCAAGGACCAACAAATCCACCCAAGACAAAGCCACCAACCACAACTCCTGTGAACGTTGCGACCCCGCCAGCGACCAGCAACTGTGCGCGTGGGCTCTTCCAGTGCGGCAGCTCTGAATGTATCCCAGGCCTACTGCAGTGTGACAATGTCACCGACTGCCTGGACGGTACAGACGAGGTCAACTGTAAAG CGGCCTGTCGTCCAGACTTTGTGTACTGTCGCAAACTGGGCTACTGTATCATCAACAAGACTCGGTGCGATAACGCAGACGATTGTGGTGACGGGTCAGATGAAGTCATGTGCAGCGCAGGATGTCGACAAAACTTCTGCCAGAATGGCGGCTCCTGTAGCGTGGGAAGTGCCCCACCTGTGTGTGCTTGCCCCACTGGCTTTATAGGGACCAGGTGTCAGTACCCAGCCCCTAACTCTCTGAGAAGTACAGGAGGCCAGAACAATAGCTCAG GCGGCTGGAAGGTGGGTGTTGGAGCCACATTTGGAGTTGTGTTGCTGATTGTACTTGTTGTGGGAGCATTCTTCCTCATGAAGAAATACAGACCTGA CATCAGTCTTCCCAACCTGCCATCCCTCAGACGATCCCGTGCTGCAAATGGCGGCCTTAGCAATCCAGTGTATGAAGGCTACGGCTCAGAGGAACACACAGAT TTCCACATGGATCCAATCGACTCAGGCTTTCCAAACAACTCAGGCTTT